A region of Streptomyces sp. NBC_01788 DNA encodes the following proteins:
- the uvrA gene encoding excinuclease ABC subunit UvrA, which produces MADRLIVRGAREHNLKNVSLDLPRDSLIVFTGLSGSGKSSLAFDTIFAEGQRRYVESLSSYARQFLGQMDKPDVDFIEGLSPAVSIDQKSTSRNPRSTVGTITEVYDYLRLLFARIGKPHCPECGRPISRQSPQAIVDRVLELPEGSRFQVLSPLVRERKGEFVDLFADLQTKGYSRARVDGETIQLSQPPTLKKQEKHTIEVVVDRLTVKDSAKRRLTDSVETALGLSGGMIVLDFVDLPEDDPERERMYSEHLYCPYDDLSFEEMEPRSFSFNSPFGACPECTGIGTRMEVDPELIVPDEEKSLDEGAIHPWSHGHTKDYFGRLVGALADALGFRTDIPFAGLPQRAKKALLYGHRTQIEVRYRNRYGRERVYTTPFEGAVPFVKRRHSEAESDASRERFEGYMREVPCPTCEGTRLKPVVLAVTLMGRSIAEISAMSISDCAEFLRGLKLDARDKKIAERVLKEVNERLRFLVDVGLDYLSLNRAAGTLSGGEAQRIRLATQIGSGLVGVLYVLDEPSIGLHQRDNHRLIETLVRLRDMGNTLIVVEHDEDTIKTADWIVDIGPGAGEHGGKVVHSGSLKELLANAESQTGQYLSGKKAIPLPGIRRPLDPSRQLTVHGARENNLKDIDVSFPLGLFTAVTGVSGSGKSTLVNDILYTHLARELNGARNVPGRHTRVDGDDLVDKVVHVDQSPIGRTPRSNPATYTGVFDHIRKLFAETTEAKVRGYQPGRFSFNVKGGRCENCAGDGTIKIEMNFLPDVYVPCEVCHGARYNRETLEVHYKGKSIAEVLNMPIEEATEFFEAVPAIARHLRTLKDVGLGYVRLGQSATTLSGGEAQRVKLASELQRRSTGRTVYVLDEPTTGLHFEDISKLLKVLSGLVDKGNTVIVIEHNLDVIKTADWVVDMGPEGGAGGGLVIAEGTPEQVAGVPTSHTGKFLREILQPDRISDAASSAKAPRATAAKKAVAATSATRRTTAKAANSTASKKATPAKKTTRARKA; this is translated from the coding sequence GTGGCCGACCGTCTCATCGTCCGTGGCGCGCGCGAGCACAACCTGAAGAACGTCTCGCTCGACCTGCCTCGGGACTCGCTCATCGTCTTCACGGGCCTGTCCGGGTCGGGCAAGTCCTCCCTGGCCTTCGACACCATCTTCGCCGAGGGCCAGCGGCGCTACGTGGAGTCGCTCTCCTCGTACGCCCGCCAGTTCCTCGGCCAGATGGACAAGCCGGACGTCGACTTCATCGAGGGTCTCTCCCCGGCGGTCTCCATCGACCAGAAGTCGACCTCGCGCAACCCGCGCTCGACGGTCGGCACCATCACCGAGGTCTACGACTACCTGCGCCTGCTCTTCGCCCGCATCGGCAAGCCGCACTGCCCCGAGTGCGGCCGGCCGATCTCGCGGCAGTCGCCGCAGGCCATCGTCGACAGGGTGCTGGAGCTGCCGGAGGGCAGCCGCTTCCAGGTCCTCTCGCCGCTGGTGCGCGAGCGCAAGGGCGAGTTCGTCGACCTCTTCGCCGACCTGCAGACCAAGGGCTACTCCCGCGCGCGCGTGGACGGCGAGACCATCCAGCTCTCCCAGCCGCCCACGCTGAAGAAGCAGGAGAAGCACACCATCGAGGTGGTCGTCGACCGCCTCACGGTGAAGGACAGCGCCAAGCGCCGCCTCACCGACTCCGTCGAGACCGCGCTCGGCCTGTCCGGCGGCATGATCGTGCTCGACTTCGTCGACCTGCCCGAGGACGACCCCGAGCGCGAGCGGATGTACTCGGAGCACCTGTACTGCCCGTACGACGACCTGTCCTTCGAGGAGATGGAGCCGCGCTCCTTCTCCTTCAACTCGCCCTTCGGCGCCTGCCCCGAGTGCACCGGCATCGGCACCCGCATGGAGGTCGACCCGGAGCTGATCGTCCCGGACGAGGAGAAGAGCCTCGACGAGGGCGCCATCCACCCCTGGTCGCACGGGCACACCAAGGACTACTTCGGCCGGCTGGTCGGCGCCCTCGCCGACGCCCTGGGCTTCCGCACCGACATCCCCTTCGCCGGCCTGCCGCAGCGCGCCAAGAAGGCCCTGCTCTACGGCCACAGGACGCAGATCGAGGTCCGCTACCGCAACCGGTACGGGCGCGAGCGCGTCTACACCACGCCCTTCGAGGGCGCCGTGCCGTTCGTCAAGCGTCGGCACAGCGAGGCCGAGAGCGACGCCAGCCGTGAGCGCTTCGAGGGGTACATGCGCGAGGTGCCCTGCCCCACCTGTGAGGGCACGCGCCTGAAGCCGGTCGTCCTCGCGGTCACGCTCATGGGCAGGTCGATCGCCGAGATCTCCGCGATGTCCATCAGCGACTGCGCGGAGTTCCTGCGCGGGCTGAAGCTCGACGCCCGCGACAAGAAGATCGCCGAGCGGGTCCTCAAGGAGGTCAACGAGCGGCTGCGGTTCCTGGTCGACGTCGGCCTCGACTACCTCTCGCTGAACCGCGCGGCCGGCACGCTCTCCGGCGGCGAGGCCCAGCGCATCCGGCTGGCCACCCAGATCGGCTCCGGCCTCGTCGGCGTCCTTTACGTCCTCGACGAGCCGTCCATCGGCCTGCACCAGCGCGACAACCACCGGCTGATCGAGACCCTGGTCCGGCTGCGCGACATGGGCAACACGCTCATCGTCGTCGAGCACGACGAGGACACCATCAAGACCGCCGACTGGATCGTCGACATCGGCCCCGGCGCGGGCGAGCACGGCGGCAAGGTCGTGCACAGCGGCTCCCTGAAGGAACTGCTCGCCAACGCCGAGTCGCAGACCGGGCAGTACCTGTCCGGCAAGAAGGCGATCCCGCTGCCCGGCATCCGGCGCCCGCTCGACCCCTCCCGGCAGCTCACCGTGCACGGCGCCCGGGAGAACAACCTGAAGGACATCGACGTGTCCTTCCCGCTCGGCCTGTTCACAGCGGTCACCGGAGTCTCCGGTTCCGGCAAGTCGACGCTGGTCAACGACATCCTGTACACCCACCTGGCCCGCGAGCTGAACGGCGCGCGCAATGTGCCCGGCCGGCACACGCGCGTGGACGGCGACGACCTCGTGGACAAGGTGGTGCACGTCGACCAGTCGCCCATCGGCCGCACCCCGCGGTCCAACCCGGCGACGTACACCGGCGTCTTCGACCACATCCGCAAGCTGTTCGCCGAGACCACCGAGGCGAAGGTCCGGGGCTACCAGCCCGGCCGCTTCTCCTTCAACGTCAAGGGCGGCCGCTGCGAGAACTGCGCGGGCGACGGCACCATCAAGATCGAGATGAACTTCCTGCCGGACGTCTACGTCCCCTGCGAGGTCTGCCACGGCGCCCGCTACAACCGGGAGACGCTGGAGGTGCACTACAAGGGCAAGTCCATCGCCGAGGTGCTCAACATGCCGATCGAGGAGGCGACCGAGTTCTTCGAGGCGGTCCCGGCGATCGCCCGGCACCTCAGGACCCTGAAGGACGTCGGCCTCGGCTATGTCCGGCTGGGCCAGTCCGCGACCACCCTGTCCGGCGGTGAGGCGCAGCGTGTGAAGCTCGCCAGCGAGCTGCAGCGCCGTTCCACCGGACGCACGGTCTACGTCCTGGACGAGCCCACCACCGGTCTGCACTTCGAGGACATCAGCAAGCTGCTGAAGGTGCTGTCCGGACTGGTCGACAAGGGCAACACGGTCATCGTCATCGAGCACAACCTCGATGTGATCAAGACCGCCGACTGGGTCGTCGACATGGGCCCCGAGGGCGGCGCCGGCGGCGGTCTGGTCATCGCCGAGGGCACGCCCGAGCAGGTCGCCGGCGTACCGACCAGCCACACCGGCAAGTTCCTGCGCGAGATCCTCCAGCCCGACCGGATCAGCGACGCCGCCTCCTCGGCCAAGGCCCCGCGCGCGACCGCCGCCAAGAAGGCCGTCGCGGCCACGTCGGCGACCCGCAGGACGACGGCCAAGGCTGCCAACAGCACGGCGAGCAAGAAGGCGACGCCCGCAAAGAAGACGACCCGGGCCCGCAAGGCCTGA
- the whiA gene encoding DNA-binding protein WhiA gives MAMTAAVKDEISRLPVTRTCCRKAEVSALLRFAGGLHLVSGRIVIEAELDTAMAARRLKRDILEIFGHSSELIVMAPGGLRRGSRYVVRVVAGGDQLARQTGLVDGRGRPIRGLPPQVVSGATCDAEAAWRGAFLAHGSLTEPGRSSSLEVTCPGPEAALALVGAARRLSIAAKAREVRGVDRVVVRDGDAIGALLTRLGAHESVLAWEERRMRREVRATANRLANFDDANLRRSARAAVAAGARVARALEILADDVPEHLAAAGRLRMEHKQASLEELGALADPPLTKDAVAGRIRRLLAMADKRASDLGIPGTEANLSEDLADNLAG, from the coding sequence ATGGCGATGACGGCAGCGGTGAAGGACGAGATCTCCCGGCTCCCCGTCACCCGGACCTGCTGCAGGAAGGCGGAGGTCTCCGCCCTTCTGCGGTTCGCCGGCGGCCTCCACCTGGTCAGCGGGCGGATCGTGATCGAGGCGGAGCTGGACACCGCCATGGCGGCGCGGCGCCTGAAGCGGGACATCCTGGAGATCTTCGGTCACAGCTCCGAACTGATCGTGATGGCGCCGGGCGGGCTGCGCCGCGGCTCCCGCTACGTCGTGCGCGTCGTCGCGGGCGGTGACCAGCTGGCCCGCCAGACCGGTCTGGTGGACGGGCGGGGCCGGCCGATCCGCGGCCTGCCGCCGCAGGTGGTCTCGGGTGCCACCTGTGACGCCGAGGCCGCCTGGCGCGGTGCCTTCCTGGCCCACGGCTCGCTCACCGAGCCGGGCCGCTCCTCCTCCCTGGAGGTGACCTGCCCGGGCCCGGAGGCGGCACTCGCGCTGGTCGGAGCCGCGCGTCGGCTGTCGATCGCCGCGAAGGCCCGCGAGGTTCGGGGCGTGGACCGGGTGGTGGTCCGCGACGGCGACGCGATCGGCGCCCTGCTGACCCGTCTGGGCGCCCACGAGTCCGTGCTGGCCTGGGAGGAGCGGCGGATGCGCCGCGAGGTCCGCGCCACGGCCAACCGCCTCGCCAACTTCGACGACGCCAACCTGCGCCGCTCGGCGCGCGCGGCGGTCGCGGCCGGTGCGCGGGTGGCCCGCGCACTGGAGATCCTCGCCGACGACGTCCCCGAGCACCTCGCCGCCGCGGGGCGCCTGCGCATGGAGCACAAGCAGGCCTCCTTGGAGGAGCTCGGCGCCCTCGCCGACCCCCCGCTGACCAAGGACGCCGTCGCCGGCCGGATCCGCCGCCTGCTGGCCATGGCCGACAAACGGGCCTCCGACCTCGGCATCCCCGGCACCGAGGCGAACCTCTCCGAGGATCTGGCGGACAACCTGGCGGGCTGA
- a CDS encoding carbohydrate kinase family protein — MIVVAGEALIDLVPRERGALADLRPALGGGPYNTAVALGRLGSPTAFCSRTSYDAFGEALLDGLRGAGVDVSGVQRGAEPTTLAVATVGTDGSAAYSFYVDGTADRLFTAPAALPAGTRAVSFGTCSLVLEPGASAYEELMRTASAQGVFTALDPNIRPGLIADADAYRARFASWLPSVSLLKLSEEDAGWLGGTPREWLAAGPSAVVITHGGDGLTAYTRDGAEHSVPGEKVDVVDTIGAGDTVNAALLHGLSAQDALSPEALADLGASGWTRLLRFAARAAAITCSRAGAEPPYASEVGAP, encoded by the coding sequence GTGATCGTCGTAGCCGGTGAGGCCCTGATCGACCTGGTACCGCGGGAGAGGGGCGCCCTCGCGGACCTCAGACCGGCGCTCGGCGGCGGCCCGTACAACACGGCCGTCGCGCTGGGCCGCCTCGGCTCGCCCACCGCGTTCTGCTCCCGTACGTCGTACGACGCCTTCGGCGAGGCCCTGCTCGACGGGCTGCGGGGGGCCGGGGTGGACGTGTCCGGAGTGCAGCGCGGCGCCGAGCCGACCACCCTGGCGGTCGCCACGGTCGGCACCGACGGCTCCGCCGCGTATTCGTTCTACGTCGACGGCACCGCCGACCGTCTGTTCACGGCGCCCGCCGCGCTTCCCGCCGGAACCCGCGCGGTGTCCTTCGGTACCTGCTCGCTGGTGCTGGAGCCGGGCGCGAGCGCCTACGAGGAGCTGATGCGGACGGCGTCCGCGCAGGGTGTGTTCACCGCGCTGGACCCGAACATCCGGCCAGGACTGATAGCGGACGCGGACGCCTACCGGGCGCGCTTCGCGAGCTGGCTGCCCTCGGTGTCGCTGCTGAAGCTGTCCGAGGAGGACGCGGGGTGGCTGGGCGGCACTCCGCGCGAGTGGCTGGCCGCCGGACCCTCGGCGGTGGTGATCACCCACGGCGGTGACGGGCTCACCGCGTACACCCGGGACGGCGCGGAGCACTCCGTGCCGGGCGAGAAGGTCGACGTCGTCGACACCATCGGCGCGGGCGACACCGTGAACGCGGCCCTGCTGCACGGCCTGTCCGCCCAGGACGCCCTGTCCCCCGAGGCCCTGGCGGACCTCGGCGCCTCGGGCTGGACCCGGCTGCTGCGGTTCGCGGCGCGCGCGGCGGCGATCACCTGCTCACGCGCGGGCGCGGAACCGCCGTACGCGTCGGAGGTCGGCGCACCGTAG
- a CDS encoding gluconeogenesis factor YvcK family protein, translated as MRGRTPRLSSLRRVVPEGRSARQALAARAGRPAESRGGRPRRRGAQPKVVALGGGMGLSASLAALRRITGDLTAVVTVADDGGSSGRLRDELGVLPPGDLRKALAALCGDDDWGQTWARVIQHRFTSQGDLHDHAVGNLLIVALWEQLGDHVQALDLVGKLLGAHGRVLPMSAVPLELQALVKGHDPERPEDVDTVRGQATVALTPGEVQSVHLVPHDPPAVPEAVDAVLDADWVVLGPGSWFSSVIPHLLVPELLHALTETRARRVLSLNLAPQPGETEGFSPQRHLEVLGRHAPKLALDVVLADEAAVPDREVLTEAAKRFGAAVELAPVARRDGTPRHDPELLAAAYDRIFRMHGRIGPWR; from the coding sequence GTGAGAGGACGTACTCCGCGGCTGAGCAGCCTGCGCCGGGTGGTGCCGGAGGGGCGTTCGGCTCGGCAGGCGCTCGCGGCGCGCGCCGGGCGCCCGGCCGAGTCCCGGGGTGGCCGTCCACGCCGCCGCGGCGCCCAGCCCAAGGTGGTCGCACTCGGCGGCGGCATGGGCCTGTCCGCCTCGCTCGCCGCGCTGCGCCGGATCACCGGCGACCTCACCGCCGTCGTCACCGTGGCCGACGACGGGGGCTCCAGCGGGCGCCTGCGCGACGAGCTGGGCGTGCTGCCGCCCGGCGACCTGCGCAAGGCGCTGGCCGCGCTGTGCGGCGACGACGACTGGGGTCAGACCTGGGCCCGAGTGATCCAGCACCGCTTCACCTCCCAGGGCGACCTGCACGACCACGCGGTGGGCAACCTGCTGATCGTCGCCCTGTGGGAACAGCTCGGCGACCACGTCCAGGCGCTGGACCTGGTGGGCAAGCTGCTGGGCGCGCACGGGCGCGTGCTGCCCATGTCCGCCGTACCCCTGGAACTCCAGGCGCTGGTCAAGGGGCACGACCCGGAGCGACCCGAGGACGTCGACACCGTGCGCGGGCAGGCCACCGTCGCGCTCACCCCCGGCGAGGTGCAGTCCGTGCACCTGGTGCCGCACGACCCGCCCGCCGTGCCCGAGGCAGTCGACGCCGTCCTGGACGCGGACTGGGTGGTGCTCGGACCAGGCTCCTGGTTCTCCTCGGTCATCCCCCACCTGCTGGTGCCCGAACTGCTCCACGCGCTCACCGAGACCAGGGCGCGCCGGGTCCTGTCCCTGAACCTCGCGCCGCAGCCGGGAGAAACCGAGGGCTTCTCCCCGCAGCGTCATTTGGAGGTTTTGGGACGACACGCCCCTAAACTCGCCCTGGACGTGGTGCTGGCCGACGAGGCCGCCGTGCCCGACCGCGAAGTGCTCACCGAGGCCGCCAAGCGGTTCGGCGCCGCGGTCGAGCTCGCGCCGGTGGCCCGGAGGGACGGAACTCCGCGGCACGACCCGGAGCTGCTGGCCGCCGCGTACGACCGTATTTTTCGGATGCATGGAAGGATCGGCCCATGGCGATGA
- the uvrC gene encoding excinuclease ABC subunit UvrC, translated as MADPSSYRPKPGDIPDCPGVYRFRDEYRRVIYVGKAKSLRQRLANYFQDLANLHPRTRSMVTTAASVEWTVVSTEVEALQLEYSWIKEFDPRFNVKYRDDKSYPYLAVTMNEEFPRVQVMRGHKKKGVRYFGPYGHAWAIRDTVDLLLRVFPVRTCSAGVFKNAARTGRPCLLGYIGKCSAPCVGRVSAEEHRELAEDFSDFMAGRTGTYLRRLEKQMTEAAEEMEYERAARLRDDIEALKKAMEKNAVVLADATDADLIAVAEDELEAAVQIFHVRGGRVRGQRGWVTDKVEDVTTGALVEHALQQLYGEESGDAVPKEVLVPALPDPLEPVQEWLAERRGSNVSLRIPQRGDKKALMETVQRNAQQGLVLHKTRRASDLTTRSRALEEIAEALDLDSAPLRIECYDISHLQGDDVVASMVVFEDGLQRKSEYRRFQIKGRAGDTRLWHGEGQDDVRSMHEVITRRFRRYLAEKERTGEWADGEDVPVDGSPDGLPDGAPEVPVGALVEDDGRPRRFAYPPQLVVVDGGQPQVAAAQRALDELGIDDIAVCGLAKRLEEIWVPGEDDPVVLPRSSEGLYLLQRVRDEAHRFAITYQRTRRAKRFRSGPLDDVPGLGETRKQALIKHFGSVKRLRSATIDQICGVPGIGRKTAETIAAALAQAAPAAPAVNTATGEIMEDVEEAPPATTAADAETPVPTSVLDDRRGQET; from the coding sequence ATGGCCGACCCCTCCAGCTACCGCCCCAAGCCGGGAGACATCCCGGACTGCCCCGGGGTCTACCGCTTCCGTGACGAGTACCGCCGGGTCATCTACGTCGGAAAGGCCAAGAGCCTGCGTCAGCGCCTGGCGAACTACTTCCAGGACCTCGCGAACCTCCACCCGCGCACCCGCAGCATGGTCACCACGGCCGCGTCCGTGGAGTGGACGGTGGTGTCCACGGAGGTCGAGGCGCTGCAGCTGGAGTACTCCTGGATCAAGGAGTTCGATCCCCGGTTCAACGTCAAGTACCGCGACGACAAGAGCTACCCGTACCTCGCGGTGACGATGAACGAGGAGTTCCCCCGCGTGCAGGTGATGCGCGGCCACAAGAAGAAGGGCGTGCGCTACTTCGGGCCGTACGGGCACGCGTGGGCCATCCGCGACACCGTCGACCTGCTGCTGCGCGTCTTCCCGGTGCGTACCTGCTCGGCCGGTGTCTTCAAGAACGCCGCCCGCACCGGGCGCCCCTGCCTGCTGGGCTACATCGGCAAGTGCTCCGCGCCCTGCGTGGGCCGCGTCTCCGCCGAGGAGCACCGCGAACTGGCCGAGGACTTCAGCGACTTCATGGCCGGCCGCACCGGCACGTATCTGCGCCGCCTGGAGAAGCAGATGACGGAGGCGGCCGAGGAGATGGAGTACGAGCGGGCCGCCCGCCTGCGCGACGACATCGAGGCCCTGAAGAAGGCCATGGAGAAGAACGCGGTCGTGCTCGCCGACGCGACCGACGCCGACCTCATCGCCGTCGCCGAGGACGAGCTGGAGGCCGCGGTGCAGATCTTCCACGTGCGCGGCGGACGGGTGCGCGGCCAGCGCGGCTGGGTGACCGACAAGGTGGAGGACGTCACCACCGGCGCCCTCGTCGAGCACGCCCTGCAGCAGCTCTACGGCGAGGAGAGCGGGGACGCCGTCCCCAAGGAGGTCCTCGTCCCGGCCCTGCCCGACCCGCTCGAGCCGGTCCAGGAGTGGCTCGCCGAGCGCCGCGGGTCGAACGTCTCGTTGCGCATCCCGCAGCGCGGCGACAAGAAGGCCCTCATGGAGACCGTGCAGCGCAACGCCCAGCAGGGGCTCGTCCTGCACAAGACCAGGCGTGCCTCCGACCTCACCACGCGCTCGCGTGCCCTGGAGGAGATCGCGGAGGCCCTCGACCTGGACAGCGCCCCCCTGAGGATCGAGTGCTACGACATCTCCCACCTGCAGGGCGACGACGTGGTGGCCTCCATGGTCGTCTTCGAGGACGGCCTCCAGCGCAAGAGCGAGTACCGCCGCTTCCAGATCAAGGGCCGCGCCGGGGACACCCGGCTCTGGCACGGCGAGGGTCAGGACGACGTCCGTTCCATGCACGAGGTGATCACCCGCCGGTTCAGGCGCTACCTCGCCGAGAAGGAGAGAACCGGCGAGTGGGCCGACGGCGAGGACGTCCCTGTGGACGGATCACCCGACGGCCTGCCCGACGGCGCACCCGAGGTGCCGGTCGGCGCCCTCGTCGAGGACGACGGCCGTCCCAGGCGCTTCGCCTACCCGCCCCAGCTCGTCGTCGTCGACGGCGGGCAGCCCCAGGTGGCGGCGGCCCAGCGGGCCCTGGACGAACTCGGCATCGACGACATCGCCGTGTGCGGACTGGCCAAGCGCCTGGAGGAGATCTGGGTGCCCGGCGAGGACGATCCGGTGGTCCTGCCCCGCAGCAGCGAGGGCCTGTACCTGCTGCAGCGGGTACGCGACGAGGCCCACCGGTTCGCGATCACCTACCAACGCACCAGACGGGCCAAGCGCTTCCGGTCCGGGCCTCTGGACGACGTGCCGGGCCTCGGCGAGACACGCAAACAGGCGCTGATCAAGCATTTCGGCTCGGTGAAGCGGCTGCGGTCCGCGACAATCGACCAGATCTGCGGGGTACCCGGCATAGGACGCAAAACGGCCGAGACCATCGCGGCGGCCCTCGCCCAGGCGGCACCGGCCGCACCCGCCGTCAACACGGCGACTGGAGAGATCATGGAAGACGTGGAAGAAGCGCCACCGGCGACGACGGCGGCTGACGCGGAGACGCCCGTGCCCACGAGCGTCCTGGACGACCGACGGGGGCAGGAGACATGA
- a CDS encoding maleylpyruvate isomerase family mycothiol-dependent enzyme: MIDHARDLASVQDATERLLTAAGKLDNAAVTDESRLPGWTRGHILSHLARNADALVNVFEGRPMYASAEARDSDIERDATRPLDVQLADVRESAALFQRSAAGPADWSRTVELRNGVTDSASRVPFRRWVEVELHHVDLGIGYELEDLPAEFVEREIEFLAQRFSGHPDVPPTRLTDGTHAWDTGRKADKPAVTVTGGRADLLGWLAGRRDGSALTAADGTLPALPPL, from the coding sequence ATGATTGATCACGCGCGCGACCTGGCCTCTGTGCAGGACGCAACCGAACGACTGCTGACCGCTGCCGGCAAGCTGGACAACGCGGCTGTGACCGACGAGTCACGACTCCCCGGCTGGACCCGGGGCCACATCCTGTCCCACCTCGCCCGCAACGCCGACGCGCTGGTGAACGTCTTCGAGGGCCGTCCCATGTACGCGTCCGCCGAGGCTCGGGACTCCGACATCGAGCGGGACGCCACGCGCCCCCTCGACGTCCAGCTCGCGGACGTGCGCGAGAGCGCGGCCCTCTTCCAGCGGTCGGCGGCCGGACCCGCGGACTGGTCGCGGACCGTGGAGCTGCGCAACGGCGTCACCGACTCCGCGTCCCGGGTGCCGTTCCGGCGCTGGGTGGAGGTCGAGCTGCACCACGTGGACCTCGGCATCGGCTACGAGCTCGAGGACCTTCCGGCGGAGTTCGTCGAGCGGGAGATCGAGTTCCTGGCCCAGCGGTTCTCCGGACACCCGGACGTGCCGCCGACCCGGCTGACGGACGGCACGCACGCGTGGGACACGGGCCGGAAGGCGGACAAGCCCGCGGTCACCGTGACGGGGGGCCGGGCGGACCTGCTCGGCTGGCTCGCGGGACGCCGCGACGGATCCGCCCTGACGGCGGCGGACGGAACGCTCCCGGCGCTGCCCCCGCTCTAG
- the rapZ gene encoding RNase adapter RapZ, with translation MTEHDARRSAERDQSQEGPREEQHERASTENGAQVSTGIDTAGVPDTAIPELVIISGMSGAGRSTAAKCLEDLGWFVVDNLPPALIPTMVELGARSQGNVARIAVVVDVRGRRFFDNLRESLAGLEAKNVTRRIVFLESSDDALVRRFESVRRPHPLQGDGRIVDGIAAERTLLRELRGDADLVIDTSSLNVHELRAKMDAQFAGEEEPELRATVMSFGFKYGLPVDADLVADMRFLPNPHWVPELRPFTGLNDEVAAYVFNQPGAKEFLDRYAELLRLISAGYRREGKRYVTIAIGCTGGKHRSVAVSEKLAARLAAEGVETVVVHRDMGRE, from the coding sequence ATGACCGAGCACGACGCACGGCGAAGCGCCGAGCGAGATCAGTCCCAGGAAGGACCGCGCGAGGAACAGCACGAGCGCGCGTCCACGGAAAACGGAGCACAGGTGAGTACGGGCATCGACACGGCCGGCGTCCCCGACACGGCCATTCCCGAGCTGGTGATCATCTCCGGCATGTCCGGGGCCGGCCGGTCCACGGCCGCCAAGTGTCTGGAGGACCTCGGCTGGTTCGTCGTCGACAACCTGCCGCCGGCGCTGATCCCCACCATGGTGGAACTCGGTGCCCGTTCGCAGGGCAACGTGGCCCGCATCGCGGTCGTCGTCGACGTCCGCGGCCGCCGCTTCTTCGACAACCTGCGCGAGTCCCTGGCCGGCCTGGAGGCCAAGAACGTCACCCGCCGGATCGTCTTCCTGGAGTCCTCCGACGACGCCCTGGTGCGCCGTTTCGAGTCGGTGCGCAGGCCCCACCCGCTCCAGGGCGACGGCCGCATCGTCGACGGCATCGCCGCCGAGCGCACGCTGCTGCGCGAACTGCGCGGCGACGCCGACCTGGTGATCGACACCTCCAGCCTCAACGTGCACGAACTGCGGGCCAAGATGGACGCCCAGTTCGCCGGCGAGGAGGAGCCCGAACTGCGGGCCACCGTGATGTCGTTCGGCTTCAAGTACGGCCTGCCGGTCGACGCCGACCTGGTCGCCGACATGCGGTTCCTCCCCAACCCGCACTGGGTCCCCGAACTGCGCCCGTTCACCGGCCTGAACGACGAGGTCGCCGCCTACGTCTTCAACCAGCCCGGCGCCAAGGAGTTCCTCGACCGCTACGCCGAGCTGCTGCGGCTCATCTCGGCCGGCTACCGGCGCGAGGGCAAGCGGTACGTGACCATCGCGATCGGCTGCACGGGCGGCAAGCACCGCTCGGTGGCCGTGTCGGAGAAGCTCGCCGCGCGGCTCGCGGCCGAGGGCGTGGAGACCGTCGTCGTCCACCGGGACATGGGGCGCGAGTGA
- a CDS encoding Rieske (2Fe-2S) protein, with translation MSGRPSASRRTILRGAALTPAVALGLTACGPIGGGTTAPATPTAPVDLGAESDVPKGGAKLYRDHNVVVSRDADGALKAFSTICTHAQCPINKLEGTKLICPCHGSEFDATTGEVVRSPASTPLPGLPVRAEGGRLVAGPGA, from the coding sequence ATGTCCGGCCGCCCCTCCGCGAGCCGCCGCACGATCCTGCGGGGAGCGGCCCTCACCCCCGCCGTCGCGCTCGGGCTCACCGCCTGCGGGCCGATCGGCGGCGGCACCACGGCCCCGGCCACGCCCACCGCGCCGGTCGACCTCGGCGCCGAGAGCGACGTCCCCAAGGGCGGCGCCAAGCTGTACCGGGACCACAACGTGGTGGTCAGCCGTGACGCGGACGGCGCCCTCAAGGCTTTCAGCACGATCTGCACGCACGCGCAGTGCCCGATCAACAAGCTCGAGGGGACGAAGCTGATCTGCCCCTGCCACGGCAGCGAGTTCGACGCCACGACCGGCGAGGTCGTACGTTCCCCGGCCAGTACCCCGCTGCCCGGACTGCCCGTGCGCGCCGAGGGCGGCAGGCTCGTCGCCGGACCCGGCGCCTGA